Proteins from a genomic interval of Echeneis naucrates chromosome 21, fEcheNa1.1, whole genome shotgun sequence:
- the LOC115035248 gene encoding sorting nexin-4-like, protein MMADCGSSEVAVIGNTDLTSAESENNIINTMVEKGTNLLRKMEINVVEAEKRTGKNTVNMQETYTVYLIETRPAETVPEGGTPATPDTLWRRYSEFELLRTYLLVTYPYIVIPPLPEKRAEFVWHKLSADNLDPDFVERRRGGLENFLLRVASHSVLSNDEIFFHFLTEEKGWRERVLETGFQDKADSRLKSLSAMFRVKNPDKRFTALKHYCDELNTVISQLLRVRARVADRLYGVYKVHGNYGRVFSEWSAIEKEMGDGLQSAGHHMDTYAASIDDILEEEEHYADQLKEYLFYTDAVRSVCRKHELIQYELEMAAQDLTHKKQQKEELATGTVRVFSLKGMTSKLFGQESQEQRESRLAALEQSIQEGEEAVKEKNTECQEFVRTAWEDIERFKEQKDKDLREALISYAIMQISMCKKGIQVWSNAKECFNKM, encoded by the exons ATGATGGCAGACTGTGGGAGCAGCGAAGTAGCTGTGATCGGTAACACCGACCTCACTTCAGCCGAGTCAGAGAACAACATCATAAACACG atggTGGAAAAAGGGACAAATCTGTTGAGAAAAATGGAGATCAATGTGGTAGAGGCAGAAAAGAGAACAGGGAAGAACACGGTTAATATGCAGGAAACCTACACTGTCTACCTCATAGAGACAAG GCCAGCTGAAACAGTTCCTGAGGGAGGTACACCAGCCACGCCTGACACTTTGTGGAGGCGCTACAGCGAGTTTGAGTTGCTCAGAACTTACCTGCTGGTCACTTACCCTTACATTGTCATCCCTCCACTACCAGAGAAAAGG GCAGAGTTTGTATGGCACAAGCTGTCAGCAGACAACCTTGATCCAGACTTTGTTGAGCGACGAAGAGGTGGCTTGGAAAACTTCCTGTTGCGTGTTGCATCACATTCTGTCCTGTCGAATGATGAaatattcttccattttctcacagAG GAAAAGGGATGGCGGGAGAGGGTTTTGGAGACAGGTTTCCAAGACAAG GCTGATTCTAGGCTAAAATCTCTGAGTGCCATGTTCAGAGTCAAGAACCCTGACAA GCGATTCACAGCACTGAAACACTACTGTGATGAACTAAATACTGTGATCTCTCAGTTACTTAGGGTGCGGGCG agaGTAGCAGACAGGCTGTATGGAGTTTACAAAGTCCATGGTAACTACGGCAGAGTCTTTAG TGAGTGGAGTGCTATAGAAAAAGAGATGGGAGATGGACTACAGAGTGCTGGACATCACATGGACAC GTATGCTGCATCTATAGATGACATCCTAGAAGAAGAGGAGCATTATGCAGACCAACTGAAAGAGTACCTCTTCTACACTGATGCTGTCAG GTCAGTATGTAGGAAGCATGAGTTGATCCAATATGAGTTGGAGATGGCAGCTCAGGACCTCACccataaaaaacaacagaaagaggaaCTGGCCACTGGG acAGTGCGAGTCTTTTCTCTGAAGGGGATGACCAGTAAATTATTCGGCCAGGAGAGCCAGGAGCAAAGGGAGAGTAGGTTGGCAGCCCTGGAGCAGAGTATACAAGAGGGAGAAGAGGCGGTtaaggagaaaaacacagaatgcCA GGAGTTTGTGCGAACAGCCTGGGAAGACATTGAACGTTTTAAGGAACAGAAAGATAAAGATTTGCGTGAAGCCCTAATCAGCTATGCCATCATGCAGATCAGCATGTGTAAGAAG GGAATCCAGGTGTGGTCTAATGCCAAGGAGTGTTTCAACAAAATGTGA